From Ignavibacterium sp.:
TTAAAAATAAACCATGGCTTGGTTGGCTGCTGTTTTTCGGCACCGCTGTGGTCGTCTTTCTTTTGGGATTACTTGCATCTTCAATTATTGAAAGAAGAACAGAATCAGTTTATACACTTCAGATGTTAAAACCAATTGCCGAATGGGAGCCAAGAAACGAAGTCTGGGGTGAAAATTTCCCGAGAGAGTATGAATCATATCTTAAAACATTGAATATGGATTTTGCAAGCAAGCACGGAGGTTCCAAGATGATTGATTATCTTGAAAAATATCCGGAACTTGTTGTGCTGTGGGCTGGTTATGCTTTCTCTAAAGATTATAATCAGGGAAGAGGTCATGCTTATGCAGTTCAGGATGTGAGAAATACTTTAAGAACGGGTGATAATGTAAACAGTCCAATGCCTGCAACTTGCTGGACTTGTAAAAGTACTGATGTCCCTCGAATGATGAATCAAATGGGAACAACAAATTTTTACAAAGCAAAATGGAAAGACATCGGTTCTGAAATTGTAAATCCTATCGGTTGTCAGGATTGTCACGATCCGAAAACTATGAATTTAAGAATAACTCGTCCGGCACTTATTGAAGCATTCCAGCGACAGGGAAAAGATATAAATAGTTTTTCTAGACAAGAGATGCGCTCACTTGTTTGTGCTCAATGCCATGTTGAATATTACTTCAAAGGTGAAGGCAAGTATTTAACATTTCCCTGGGATAAAGGATTCAGTGCTGATTCTATGGAAGCATATTTTGATGCGATAGAATTTTCTGATTGGACACACGCATTATCCAAAGCTCCGATGTTAAAAGCTCAACATCCGGATTATGAATTATACAAAACCGGAATTCATGCCATCAGAGGTGTTTCTTGTGCAGATTGTCATATGCCTTATAAGAGTGAAGGTGGAGTTAAGTTTACTGACCATCATATTCAATCTCCTTTGAACAATGTTGCAAACACTTGCCAGGTTTGTCATCGTGAAGAAACACCAAGATTAATTCAGGATGTATATGACAGGCAGGATAGAGTTGAAGAACTCAGAAGAATAGCAGAAAAGACTATTGCAGCTGCGCACATTGAAGCAAAATTTGCCTGGGACAATGGTGCTACTCAGGAACAAATGAAAGAAATTCTTAAACTCATTCGTCATGCTCAATGGAGATGGGATTGGGTTGCTGCGGCAAACGGACTTGGCTTCCATGCACCCGTTGAAGCGTTACGGGTTCTTGGCACTGCTATTCAGAAAGGTGAACAGGCAAGAAGGGAACTTGCTGCTTTGTTTGTAAAACAAGGTTGGAAATATCCTGTCGAACTTCCCGATATTTCAACAAAAGAAAAAGCTCAGAAGTTTATCGGTCTAGATATGCCAAAGCTGAAAGAAGCTAAAAAAGAATTTTTGAATACTACAACAAAACAATGGGATGAAGAGGCAAGAAAAAGACAAGGTTATTTATTTGAGTACAAATTGAAAGAATAGAAAAAAATAATTTTATTTGATTGTGTCACATTTTGTTAAACCGGGATGTGACACATTTCTATAAGAACCTAAAATGAATTTTTTATAAACTGTATTTCTGGTAAAAATAAATTTCTGCTAACCAAATTCTGAAAGGTATTATATGAAAAAAATCATACTGTTGTTTACTATCTTTTTTTTGACTCAATCAAATTTAACACTCTCGCAAGAGATTGATGGTTGGAAACTTAACGGCCAAGTTCAGCTTCGTTCTGAAGTTGATGGACGGGATTTTTCCAATTCAACTCATCCACTCACATTTACGAGTATGAGAACCAGACTTGGGGTTGAAAAAACCTTTTCCGGCAAAGTGAATTTCTTTGTTCAATTTCAGGATTCAAGAGTATTTGGTGAAGAAGGAAGTCCGACTACTTACACAGCGAATGTTGATTTATATCAAGGTTATGTAAAATTGATTAAACCATTTGATCTTGATTTTACTGTTCAGGCAGGAAGATTTGCTATAATTTATGGGACTGAAAGATTTTTTGGTGCTTCAAATTGGAGCTACATCGGAAGATCTTTTGACGGCGTAAGATTTTCAATTATGCCGGAATCCTGGGATCTGGATTTGTTCGCATTAACATTGAATGAAGCTGTCAGTTTTATTAATAATCCTTCTCCATCTATTTATCCTTTTCCACAACAGGAAACACCATCACATAGCATTTATGGTTTTTACAAGAAGAATAAAATTTCTGACAAAAGTAAATTTGATTTAACAGGATTCTATGAAATAGACAGAAAAGATGTAAGACCGGATACCAACACTATTGAAGTATTTACTTTTGGTGGAACATATTGGGGAAATTACGGTGACTTTTCAACAGTCTTTGAAGCTGGATATCAACTTGGCAGCAGAGGCGTCAGAGATGTAAGTGCATATATGATTTCAGTCTCCGGAAATTACAATGCAGGAATCTCAACATTCGGACTTGGTGTTGATATACTTTCAGGAATCGATCCTTCCAAAACCGATAAATCAAATACATATTTACCAAGCTATGGAACTAATCATAAATTTTACGGATATATGGATTACTTCCCGTCAAATGCATTTGGTTTGGGTGTAAATGATTTTTATCTCAAGGCAGCATTTAACCCGGTTGATTCCAAGTTCGGTTTTGCTGCTGATATTCATCACTTTATGTCAAATCAGAAATCAGCTTCTGACCAAAATACATTCGGACAGGAAATTGATTTGACTGTAATTTACAAATTTGCGCAGGGAACAAATGTTACCTGGGGCGGCAGTCTTTTCTTTCCGGCAGATATAATGAAAAGTCTTTATTCTCCACGAGAAGATATAGCATTCTGGACTTATTTAATGATTACAGCTAATCTTTAATTAACATAATTTATTCAGTATACAGGGGTGGATATGAAAACATTCATTTCAGCTTTTGTGATTACTTTATCACTAAGCTTTGTTGTTACTGCGGCTAATTGTGTCAATTGCCATAAAATGGTAACTCCAAATATTGTCAGCGATTGGCAGATTAGTAAACATTCACAGAATGATGTTGGTTGTGAAACTTGTCATGGAAGCGATCATACAAATGCTTCCAATGTTGATAAAGTTTCTCTTCCAACTCCCGAGACTTGTAAGACATGTCATGAAACACAGGTTACTCAGTTTAGTAAAGGCAAACATGCATTAGGTTGGGCATCTATGAAAGCAATGCCAACATTCCATTTACAACCAATGTATCTAACTGAAGGAATGAAAGGTTGCGGAAGTTGTCATAAAGTTGGATTAAAATCTGATGATGAAATAAAACAATTAAAAGCTGATGGCCAGCAACATGGTGTTGCTAGCTGCGATGCATGTCATACACGCCATACATTTTCAAAGGTTGAAGCTCAGCAACCGCAGGCATGTCAAACCTGTCATATGGGTTTTGATCATCCACAGTGGGAAATGTATTCCGCTTCAAAGCATGGTGTAAGATATCTTCTCAAACAAAATGGAACACTTCCCGAAGGAACATCTGCTCCAACTTGTCAGACTTGCCATATGCAGGATGGAAACCACGAAGTTAGAACTGCCTGGGGATTTTTAGCTGTTAAACTTCCTCTTCCTGAGGACGAGCGATGGAAAAATGATCAGATTACAATTTTACAAGCCCTGGGTGTTTTAGATCCTGAAGGAAAACCAACAGCTCTTCTTGATGTAGTTAAAGCAGCTGATGTTGCAAGATTAGATCAGGAATCTTTCGATAAGGAAAGAAACAAAATGATTAAGACTTGTGGAAATTGTCATTCAGAGAAATTTGCAAAAGCTGAACTTGAAAAAGGTGATAAGATGATTCGGGAAGCTGATCATCTGATGGCAGAAGCTATCAGAATAGTTGCCGGATTATATAAAGATCAGATAATTCCTAAACCGGCTAATTATCCTTATGCTTTTCCTATGTTGTTAACATTCCACGATGCACCAACAGTTATTGAGCAGAAATTATTTGTTATGTTTCTTGAACACAGAATGAGAACTTTTCAGGGAACATTCCATGCTAATCCTGATTATGCTTTGTGGTATGGATGGAGTGAAATGCAGAGGAGTCTTTCTGAGATTAAAGAACTTGCAGAACAGATGAGAAAAGATAAAAAAGGCTAAATAATCTGAAATATTTAAGGGTGGCCTGAAGGAATTTAATTCTTGAAGGCAACCTTTCTTATTTAGATGTATTATTACCGCAGTTTAATTTATTTATAAAACTTTCTTAATATTTTATACAAATTAGTCTCAATGCTTCTTGTGATAGGTCAAATAAATTTATATGTTTGTTACCAGATGATGAAGAAAAAAATTGAAATAATAAGTCTCTCATTGCTATTGTTTGTATCTACCACTGGTATTCCGATGTATTATCATTATTGCCAGATGATGGAACAGACCTCTATGAATAGCTGTGATGTTTGCAGTGTAGAGTTAAATGAAGAGCAATCATCCTGCTGTTCCGAAAATTCAATTGAAGGGAAAACTATTATTTCTTCAGAAAATTCTGACTGTTGTCAAATCAATTTTATTTATCTCAATGTTGATGATCAATTTCTTTTGATTAAAACTGAACTGGCAAACAGAACTTCGAACTTTGAAGTCATCATTAATTTCTTAACGGATAATATTCTGACCGAACACTTCACAAAAAGATTTTTCTTTAAAGATCTTTCTCCACCAACTTTTAACAAACCAGACATTTACCTTTCAAATCATTCATTTCTGATTTAATCTCACTTATCTTTCCATCTTCGGAATTTTCGGGATAAGTATATCCATTTACTTAAATTGAAAATTTCTAACAGTTTTCCAAAAGTTTTCAGATAATTTTAAGGAAGTTTAAGATGAACAAAATCAGAATTTTAATTATAGTTCTGACACTTTTAATAAATAATACTTTTGCTCAGAAAGAATCACTTCAGGATTTGATTGATATTGCTTTGCAGGTAAGCCCTGAGCTCAAAATGTACGAGGCAAAAATTCGCTCTTCAGAGAATCGTATTCAGCAAAACTCAAACCTGCCTGATCCGATGCTTTCACTTGGTGTGATGAGTCTGCCGGTTCCATCATTATCATTTAATAAAGAAATGATGACTGCAAAAGTTGTCGGATTAAGCCAGGAATTTCCATTCCCGGGAACACTAAGTGCAAAAGAAAATGCGAACAGCAAAGATGTGGAAATTGTTAAACAGGAATACAACGATAAACGAAACGAGATCATAAAAGATTTAACTCAGAATTATTATGAGTTGATCTACATCCGAAAGGAAATTGAACTGACAGAAAAATCCCGTCAGTTGATGAAACAAATTTTGGATGTAGTCAGATCGATGTATTCTGTTGCAGATGCAAGTCAGCAGAATGTTTTCAGAGTTGAACTCGAGCTTACTAAAATGTCGGAAATGATTGCAGCCTTAAATAGCGAAGAAGCGGAACAACTTTCTGCAATTAATTCTTTGTTACTGAGAAGTCCTTCAACTGAATTAGAAACAGATTCACTTCCTCAAATTAGTTTTGCTCATATAAATATCGATGAATTAGTCTCAAAAGCTGAAGCCAATCGTCCTTACCTCAGAGGAATTCAGATTGCAGAAGAAAAAGAAAAATTAAATCAATCTGTTGCAGAATATGACTTTTATCCGATGTTCAGATTGTCTGCTCAGTATGCTTTCAGAGAAGACATTCAACCGGATGGAATGGCACAGGAGAATATGATATCATTAATGCTGGATATTTCACTTCCTTTGAATTATGGTGGAAAGGTAAGTGCAATGGTTGAGGAAACTAAATCAATGCAGGAGATGTTTCGTGAACAATACTCGGCTTCAGTTCAGATGCTTAAGCGTGAATTCGGAATGGCAGTTGCAAAACTGAATTCTCTGAAACACAGAATTGAACTTGTTGAACAAGGTTCGCTAATTCAGGCAAAAGAAAATTTTAATTCGGCTCTTGCTTCTTATCAGGTTGGTGAAATTGATTTTATGAATGTGATCGAAGCACAGAATAATCTTTATGCAATTGAGAAGAATTTATATCGTCTGAAAGCCGATTACTTGAAACAAATAGCTGAACTTGAATTTTTAACAGGAACTAAATTGTAAAATCCTCACTTCCGGCCCCTCTCCAAAAAAGAGAGGTGAAAAGGAATTGGATGATTTCACTAAGATGAAAGAAAAATTTTAGGAGTTAGTAAAGTGAAAAAGAAAATTTTAATCATATCAATACTAGCAATAGTAATAATTATACCGGTTTACTTCTTATTTATTGCTGGAGGTCCATCTTCTGAAAATTTATCAGGAGAAAAACAGCTTTATACATGCGGAATGCATCCGCAAATAATTTCTGATAAACCGGGAAACTGTCCGATCTGTGAAATGAAATTAACGCCAATAAAGAATAACAATCAAAAATCCGGAGAAGGTACAAAGGACTCTCCGAGAAAAATTCTTTACTACCGGAATCCAATGAATCCTAATGTAATTTCTGATCATCCGCAGAAAGATGAAATGGGAATGGATTATGTACCCGTTTATGAAGATGAAGCCGGTGCTGAAGGCGTAGTAACTATCGATCCACAGGTCCAGCAGAATATGAATGTCAAAACTGCCATAGTTGAACTAAGGAAGCTTTCTTCGCAGGTTACGACAAACGGTATTCTTGTAACTGACGAAACACAGGAATATATCGTTACTACAAAAGTTGATGGCTGGATTGAAAAACTATATGTCAATTACACCGGTCAGTTGGTTTCAAAAGGTGCAAAACTGATGGAGATATACTCTCCAATGCTTGTCTCAGCACAACAGGAATTACTTACAGCGCTTTCTTATCAGAATTCTCTTAAAGATATCTCAATTGAAGAAATTAAAAACAGTAGTAATGAAATGTTAAAGAATGCTGTGAGAAAACTTCAATTGCTTAATGTTTCTGATTCGGAAATTAAACGATTGAAAGAAACCCGTGAAGTTAAAACTACAGTAACACTTTATGCACAAAATTCGGGCACGGTCCTTGAGAAAAATATTCTTGAAGGACAAAAGATTATGGCAGGTGAACCTCTGCTCAAAATTGCAAACCTGTCCAATCTATGGCTGATTGCTGATGTTTATGAATACGAAATTCCCAAAATAAAAATCGGCTCAAATGCTATTATCAACTTCAAATCCTTTCCGGGAAAAACATACCGGGGTAAAGTTTCATTTATTTATCCGACACTTGATGAGCAATCACGAACAGTAAAAGTCCGGATTGATGTGCCGAACAGAAACAACGAACTTAAACCATCAATGTTTGCTAATGTTGTAATCGAAGGTCCTGAATTAAAACCTACACCAGTCATTCCTGAAAATGCAGTAATACGAAGCGGTAAAATGGATCTTGTAATTCTTGATTTGGGAGATGGAAAATTTAAACCGCAGCAGGTAACGCTTGGAATTTACTCCGATGGTTATTATCAGGTACTAAGTGGACTGAATGAAGGAAATAAAATTGTAACATCAGCTCAGTTCTTAATTGATTCTGAAAGCAACCTCAGAGCTGCGGTAAGTCAGTTTCAGACCGGAACTCATATTCATTCTTCTGATATAAATGTGAAAGACAAAATGAAAGAAGATAAAAGTGAGACCAGAAACGGAAAAAGTGAAACGAGAAACGAAAAAAGCAAAATGAAAAACGATATGAAGGAAATGAATATGGAAAATCATGATCATTCATTATCAATTGTTCACAAAGGTGTAATCGATGTTCAATCGATTGATAAAAATAAAGATGGGAAACTTTGGGAATGCCCGATGGATTGGAATGTTATTTCAGATGAATCCGGAAGATGTCCTTTGTGTAATATGAAACTCAAAGAATATACAACTGACCAGGTGAAAAATAATCTTGAGAAACATGGTTTTGAATATAAAAAATAATTGCGTTGTCATCCTGAGCCTGGCGAAGGATGATTGTCACACTTCTATGAATAAAGTGTGATAACGACAGTATCAAAAAGATTTTGGAGAAATTAAATGATAACATCAGGTCAAAATAAAGAAGGATTGATTGCCAGACTTATTGAATGGTCAATCAATAATAAATTTTTAGTAATCATTTTTACCATTGCCCTTATTGCACTTGGCATCTGGGCATTAACAACAACCAAAGTTGATGCAATTCCGGATTTAAGTGATGTGCAGGTAATAATTATGTCCGAATACGAAGGTCAGGGACCACGAATTGTTGAAGATCAGGTTACTTATCCGCTCACAACAAAAATGCTTTCGGTTCCTTATGCAAAAGATGTTAGAGGTTATTCGATGTTCGGACTTTCAATGGTTTATATCATCTTTGAAGATGGAACAGACATTTACTGGGCAAGAAGCAGAGTACTGGAATATCTCAGCACGATTCAGGCACAAATGCCGCCGGGAGTTAAAATGCAGCTTGGCCCGGATGCAACCGGACTTGGCTGGGTTTTTCAATACGCACTGAATTCTGATAAACATGATTTGCAGGAACTCCGTTCAATTCAGGATTTCTTTTTAAGATATGAACTCTCATCCATAGAAGGTGTTGCTGAAGTTGCTTCTATTGGTGGATTCGTAAAACAATATCAGGTAAATATTGATCCGACAAAGCTGGCTTATTACAATATTCCATTACAGATGGTGGAAATGGCAATTAAGCGAAGCAACAACGATGTTGGCGGACGAATTATCGAAATGGGTGAGATGGAATATATGGTTCGTGCGCTTGGCTATATAAAAGGTATTGATGATCTGAAAAATATTGCAATCGGAAATTCACCAATGACAGGCTCTCCGATTTATTTAAAAGACATAGCAACCATAAATGTTGGTCCGGAATTGAGAAGAGGAATTGCAGACTGGAATGGTGAAGGTGAAACTGTTGGTGGAATAGTTGTAATCCGTTATGGTGAAAATGCCTTATCAGTAATTAATAAAGTAAAAGAACGCCTTGAAGAGTTAAAAAAATCCTTACCTGAAGATATAAAAATTGATATCGCATATGACAGGTCTTCACTTATTGAAAGTGCTATTGACAATCTTAAAGGCAAGTTATTTGAAGAAACATTAATAGTTGCTTTGGTAATAATAGCTTTTCTGCTTCACATAAGAAGTTCTTTTGTTGCCATCTTTACTCTTCCGACTGCAGTTCTCATTTCATTTTTAATTATGCGATTGCAGGGAATAAATGCTAACATAATGTCACTCGGAGGAATCGCAATTGCAATAGGTGCAATGGTTGATGCATCAATTGTTATGGTTGAAAATGCTGCATCTCATCTATCTGCAGAAAAAGATAAACCACTGAATGAAAGAAGAACACATTGGAATGTGATTCTTGAATCAGGAAAAGAGGTCGGCCCGGCAATCTTTTATTCGCTTCTGGTTATTACAATTTCTTTTCTTCCTGTTTTTACACTGGAACAACAGGAAGGCAGAATGTTTCGTCCTCTTGCATTCACTAAAACTTATGCAATGGCTGGTGCAGCAATTCTCGCTGTTACAATAGTTCCGATTTTAATCGGTTATTTTGTTCGTGGTAAACTGAGAAAGGAAGAAGAAAATCCTATAACAAAACTTCTGGTTAAAATATATCATCCGGTTGTTGATTTTGTAATGGAGAAAAGATGGTTGGTAATGGGAACAGCTCTGGTTATTATTCTCATAACTATAATTCCTTTCTCAAAACTTGGCTCTGAATTTATGCCTCCATTGTACGAAGGTGATTTACTTTATATGCCAACAACTCTGCCGGGAATTTCAATTACCAAAGCAAAAGAAATTCTGCAGCAGACCGATAAAATCATTAAAACTTTTCCCGAAGTTGAATCAGTATTCGGAAAAATCGGAAGGGCCGAAACCGCCACTGACCCGGCACCTTTAACAATGATTGAAACAACGATTCGACTTAAACCCAGAGATCAGTGGCGCGAGGGAATGACCCCTGATAAACTTGTCGATGAGATGAACAAAGCAGTTCACATTGCAGGATTGACAAATGCCTGGACAATGCCTATTAAGACCAGAATTGATATGCTTTCAACCGGAATTAAAACTCCTATCGGAATTAAAATAGCCGGACCTGATCTGATGACACTTGATTCTCTGGGTGCAAAAGTAGAAACATTGATGAAAAATGTTCCCGGAACCCGTTCATCCTTTGCTGAAAGATCACTTGGTGGAAACTATGTTGACTTTGAGATTGACCGTAACGCAATTGCAAGATATGGTTTAACAGTTGGTGATGTTCAGGATGTTTTTATGACTGCTGTTGGCGGGATGAATCTTACCCAAACCGTTGAGGGTTTGGAAAGATATCCTGTTAATATGAGATATCAGAGAGATTACAGAGAAAATATTGATCAGCTGGAGCGTGTGCTCGTCTCGCTTCCGATGGGTGGAAATGTTCCTCTTGCTCAACTTGGGAAAATTATTATCCGGACCGGACCTTCAATGATCAAATCAGAGAATGCAAGACCAAATGTCTGGGTCTATGTTGATATACAGGATATTGATATTGGTACATACATCAAAAATGCTAAGGAAGAAATAAATAAGAACCTTGTTCTACCCGCCGGATATTCAATTAAATGGAGCGGACAGTTTGAATATATGGAAAGAGCTTCCGCACATCTTGCGCTTGTTATTCCATTAACACTGTTGATTGTAATTGTTTTGCTCTATATGAATACAAAGTCGGTTACAAAAACCGGAATAGTGTTACTTGCGATGCCTTTCTCAATGGTTGGAGCAATATGGTACCTTTATTTTGCTGGTTTCAATTTATCAGTAGCTGTTTGGGTTGGAATTATTGCTCTGCTTGGTGTTGATGCTGAAACCGGAGTTGTGATGCTGCTATATCTTGATATCGCTTATGAAAAATTTAAGAAGAATGGAATGTTGAACAGTTTAGCTGATCTCCGTGAAGCAATTTTCGAAGGTGCTGTAAAAAGAATCAGGCCAAAGATGATGACTGTGATGACTACATTACTTGGTTTACTTCCGATAGTAATTGGTATTGGCACAGGTTCAGATGTAATGAAACGCATTGCTGCACCAATGGTTGGTGGAATAATAACAAGTATGATTATGGAACTTACTGTTTATCCGGCAATTTTTTATTCGATTAAAAAAAGAGAGTTGAAACATATAATTAATTTTAAAGATTCTTAGTGAAACTTAGTGTCCTGAGTGCCTTAGTGGTGATAACAATTTTTTTCTCTCCACAAAGACATTGCAAGCACTAAGATTGACTGAGTATCTCATTTATTCAAAAATAATAGGAGTAACACAATGTTAAAACAACTTGTAATCACAATCGCACTTGTTTCTTTATTCAGTGTATTTACACTTGCACAGGAAAAAACTGAAACAGAGAAAAAAGAATGTTCAAAAGGATGCTGTTCAGGACATAAATCACATACCACCATGGAGATGTCATACATGGATGCAGACAGCACTAATAAGCATTCCGAAATGAAATCTGATAAAAAAATGGACAATATGAATCATGAAATGAAATCTGATTCTCTAACGGAAAGCTCAATTATTCGTAAAGGTGAAATTGATCTGAAAGTAATTGATGAAAACAAAGATGGTAAAGTTTATCAGGATCAGATGTGCTGGAATGTAATCTCCGATAAACCCGGAGAATGTCCTCAATGTGGAATGACTTTAAAAGAAGTATCCCTGGAGAAAGCTAAAGAGAATCTTATCAAACACAATTTCAAAGTGAAATAAAGTGTAATTAACTAAATTGAAAGGTAAAAAAATGTTAACGATTATAGACAATAAAAAGTCTTTAGGAGTACAGTTTATATTATTGATAGTTCTGTTTCTGAACACTACTGGCACTGCTCAACAGATGCATGATAATATGCATAATAATATGAATCAGATGATGCAGAACAATATGATGCAAATGCAGCAAATGATGGAGCACATGAATCAAATGTCTGCACAGATGAATAGTATGACCAACCAAATGAAAAATATGGAACAGATGCAGCATACAAAAGACATGATGAATTTTATGGAAAACATGAATGAAATGTCAGGTGAAATGAACAACCTTCTGAATCATATGAATGACATGATGAAAAATTATGAGATGATGAAGAATGAAAAGATGCAAAGTCAGATGAAAGAGATGATGGATAATATGAAGGGAATGATGAATAACTATGATGAAATGATGAAACAATTACAGCAAGAGAAGATAAAGTGAAAAAGAGAATCAGAGTAATAGCTTGCTATAAGAAATCTGTCAGTATTTCTGCTGCACATATTTTTCTTATTGGCACACTCGCATTTTCTTCTACAGCAGCACAGGATAGGTTTTCTGTCAGCACTTCTCTTACTGCGGTGGGTGGAACTTTGTCTGATGGTTCTCATAATATGGCTTATTACCTGTACGGCGGAATCCGATATCAGGCTCAGGATTATTACCTGAGCCTGAGTTTACCATTGGTATTCAACTCATCCGGTTCTTATACACAACTTGGAGGAATGTACTTTCCAAATGGAAGTGGAAATGGAAATAACTTTGGCGGGGGTATGCATGGCTCGGGTGGTCAAGGATCAATGATGAACGGAAGTTTGGGAATGTCGGCTCTGAATACAGGTATTGGAGATATGTATCTTTATGGCAGTTATACTTTTGTTAAAGAAACAAATTCATTACCGGCTTTTTCATCTGACGGATTTGTAAAATTTCCGACAGCTTCACCTTCCCTAAACATCGGTACTGGTAAATATGATTTTAATCTTGCAGTAAGTGCAAGAAAATTTATTGGAACTTT
This genomic window contains:
- a CDS encoding multiheme c-type cytochrome, which codes for MKTFISAFVITLSLSFVVTAANCVNCHKMVTPNIVSDWQISKHSQNDVGCETCHGSDHTNASNVDKVSLPTPETCKTCHETQVTQFSKGKHALGWASMKAMPTFHLQPMYLTEGMKGCGSCHKVGLKSDDEIKQLKADGQQHGVASCDACHTRHTFSKVEAQQPQACQTCHMGFDHPQWEMYSASKHGVRYLLKQNGTLPEGTSAPTCQTCHMQDGNHEVRTAWGFLAVKLPLPEDERWKNDQITILQALGVLDPEGKPTALLDVVKAADVARLDQESFDKERNKMIKTCGNCHSEKFAKAELEKGDKMIREADHLMAEAIRIVAGLYKDQIIPKPANYPYAFPMLLTFHDAPTVIEQKLFVMFLEHRMRTFQGTFHANPDYALWYGWSEMQRSLSEIKELAEQMRKDKKG
- the nrfA gene encoding ammonia-forming cytochrome c nitrite reductase — its product is MKPISEIIKNKPWLGWLLFFGTAVVVFLLGLLASSIIERRTESVYTLQMLKPIAEWEPRNEVWGENFPREYESYLKTLNMDFASKHGGSKMIDYLEKYPELVVLWAGYAFSKDYNQGRGHAYAVQDVRNTLRTGDNVNSPMPATCWTCKSTDVPRMMNQMGTTNFYKAKWKDIGSEIVNPIGCQDCHDPKTMNLRITRPALIEAFQRQGKDINSFSRQEMRSLVCAQCHVEYYFKGEGKYLTFPWDKGFSADSMEAYFDAIEFSDWTHALSKAPMLKAQHPDYELYKTGIHAIRGVSCADCHMPYKSEGGVKFTDHHIQSPLNNVANTCQVCHREETPRLIQDVYDRQDRVEELRRIAEKTIAAAHIEAKFAWDNGATQEQMKEILKLIRHAQWRWDWVAAANGLGFHAPVEALRVLGTAIQKGEQARRELAALFVKQGWKYPVELPDISTKEKAQKFIGLDMPKLKEAKKEFLNTTTKQWDEEARKRQGYLFEYKLKE
- a CDS encoding TolC family protein — protein: MNKIRILIIVLTLLINNTFAQKESLQDLIDIALQVSPELKMYEAKIRSSENRIQQNSNLPDPMLSLGVMSLPVPSLSFNKEMMTAKVVGLSQEFPFPGTLSAKENANSKDVEIVKQEYNDKRNEIIKDLTQNYYELIYIRKEIELTEKSRQLMKQILDVVRSMYSVADASQQNVFRVELELTKMSEMIAALNSEEAEQLSAINSLLLRSPSTELETDSLPQISFAHINIDELVSKAEANRPYLRGIQIAEEKEKLNQSVAEYDFYPMFRLSAQYAFREDIQPDGMAQENMISLMLDISLPLNYGGKVSAMVEETKSMQEMFREQYSASVQMLKREFGMAVAKLNSLKHRIELVEQGSLIQAKENFNSALASYQVGEIDFMNVIEAQNNLYAIEKNLYRLKADYLKQIAELEFLTGTKL
- a CDS encoding efflux RND transporter periplasmic adaptor subunit, with the translated sequence MKKKILIISILAIVIIIPVYFLFIAGGPSSENLSGEKQLYTCGMHPQIISDKPGNCPICEMKLTPIKNNNQKSGEGTKDSPRKILYYRNPMNPNVISDHPQKDEMGMDYVPVYEDEAGAEGVVTIDPQVQQNMNVKTAIVELRKLSSQVTTNGILVTDETQEYIVTTKVDGWIEKLYVNYTGQLVSKGAKLMEIYSPMLVSAQQELLTALSYQNSLKDISIEEIKNSSNEMLKNAVRKLQLLNVSDSEIKRLKETREVKTTVTLYAQNSGTVLEKNILEGQKIMAGEPLLKIANLSNLWLIADVYEYEIPKIKIGSNAIINFKSFPGKTYRGKVSFIYPTLDEQSRTVKVRIDVPNRNNELKPSMFANVVIEGPELKPTPVIPENAVIRSGKMDLVILDLGDGKFKPQQVTLGIYSDGYYQVLSGLNEGNKIVTSAQFLIDSESNLRAAVSQFQTGTHIHSSDINVKDKMKEDKSETRNGKSETRNEKSKMKNDMKEMNMENHDHSLSIVHKGVIDVQSIDKNKDGKLWECPMDWNVISDESGRCPLCNMKLKEYTTDQVKNNLEKHGFEYKK
- a CDS encoding alginate export family protein; translation: MKKIILLFTIFFLTQSNLTLSQEIDGWKLNGQVQLRSEVDGRDFSNSTHPLTFTSMRTRLGVEKTFSGKVNFFVQFQDSRVFGEEGSPTTYTANVDLYQGYVKLIKPFDLDFTVQAGRFAIIYGTERFFGASNWSYIGRSFDGVRFSIMPESWDLDLFALTLNEAVSFINNPSPSIYPFPQQETPSHSIYGFYKKNKISDKSKFDLTGFYEIDRKDVRPDTNTIEVFTFGGTYWGNYGDFSTVFEAGYQLGSRGVRDVSAYMISVSGNYNAGISTFGLGVDILSGIDPSKTDKSNTYLPSYGTNHKFYGYMDYFPSNAFGLGVNDFYLKAAFNPVDSKFGFAADIHHFMSNQKSASDQNTFGQEIDLTVIYKFAQGTNVTWGGSLFFPADIMKSLYSPREDIAFWTYLMITANL